The genomic region AGAGTTCTGGGATTGTCTAGATGTAGTAGTAAGGGCCATACCTAGGGAGGAGAAAATTTTTATAGGAGGAGATTTTAATGGACACATTGGTAAGGAAAGTGATGGCTTTGAGTTGGTGCATGGgggttttggttttggtgataGGAATGACCCTGGCAGAGACCTTCTAGACTTTGCGACAGCTCACGGTCTAGGTATTATAAACTCGTTCTTTAGGAAGAGAGAATCTCATTTGATCACTTTTAGTAGCGGAGGACATAACATGCAAATCGACAATCTTTTGATGAGGCAGGAAGATCGACGGATGTGGATGGACTGCAAGGTTATACCAGGGGAGACTTCAGCGGCTCAACATCATTTGCTAGTAGCAGATATAGCCCTAAAAGTAAGGCTAACTGATGGGGAGAGGAAAACCAGACCTAGGATCCGTTGGGGAAACTTGAAGGGAGAAAAAAGTATGATGTTTAGAGATAAAATTAACTCAATGACATCGATGCAACTAGGTGACGACGCAAACCGGATGTGGGAGGCTATGGCGACTACGATCACTACAGTGGCGAATGAGACGCTAGGGGTCACAACAGGAAAGACTGGTGGTCATAAGGAGTCCTGGTGGTGGAATGAAGACGTGCATACCAAAATAAAGGATAAGCAACAGAGTTTTAGAGATCTTTTGAGGTGCACAGATGAGGAGGAGCGGCTGAGGGTAAGGGAGATATACAAGAAGGCAAAAAGGGAAGCGAAAAAGGCGGTGACCGATGCAAAAAACACAGCCTATAAACAAATGTACGAACGTTTGGAAAGGAAAGAGGGGGAGCATGATATATTCAAGATTTCTAAAGCTAGGGAGCGAAGAAGACAAGATCTAGGAGTAGTAAAGTTTATCAAAGGAGAGGATGGACGTGTTTTAGTCAAGGCACATGACATTAAGTTGAGATGGCAAACCTACTTCCATAATCTTTTCAACCATGGAAGGGCATACCAACAAGATAGCAGCAATCCCAGGATTCAAAGGCGACAACAGAATAATTGCTACTGCAGGAGGATCACACATGACGAGGTGACGATGGCACTTAAGAAGATGGGAAGAGGAAAAGCAGTGGGTTTGGACAACATACTGATTGAAGTATGGAAGTGTTTGGGGGAAGAAGGAGTCCGATGGTTAACACTTTTGTTCAATTGTATTTTCAAGACTGGAAAAATGCCAGATCAGTGGAGGAGTAGTGTCGTGGTGCCTTTATACAAGAATAAAGGAGACGCTCAATGTTGTGGGAACTACAGAGGAATCAAACTGCTAAGTCACACTATGAAGCTCTGGGAGAGGGTAATTGAAACTAGAATTAGAAGAGAAACTCAGGTTTTAGTAAATCAATTTGGATTCATGAAAGGGAGCTCAACTACAGAAGCGATACATATTCTAAGGAGGTTGATGGAAAAATATAGAGCAAAGAAGCAAGATTTACATATGGTGTTTATCGACCTGGAA from Helianthus annuus cultivar XRQ/B chromosome 10, HanXRQr2.0-SUNRISE, whole genome shotgun sequence harbors:
- the LOC118482758 gene encoding uncharacterized protein LOC118482758, which encodes MVLRLVLGEQVVTVVCAYAPHVGLGDQVKREFWDCLDVVVRAIPREEKIFIGGDFNGHIGKESDGFELVHGGFGFGDRNDPGRDLLDFATAHGLGIINSFFRKRESHLITFSSGGHNMQIDNLLMRQEDRRMWMDCKVIPGETSAAQHHLLVADIALKVRLTDGERKTRPRIRWGNLKGEKSMMFRDKINSMTSMQLGDDANRMWEAMATTITTVANETLGVTTGKTGGHKESWWWNEDVHTKIKDKQQSFRDLLRCTDEEERLRVREIYKKAKREAKKAVTDAKNTAYKQMYERLERKEGEHDIFKISKARERRRQDLGVVKFIKGEDGRVLVKAHDIKLRWQTYFHNLFNHGRAYQQDSSNPRIQRRQQNNCYCRRITHDEVTMALKKMGRGKAVGLDNILIEVWKCLGEEGVRWLTLLFNCIFKTGKMPDQWRSSVVVPLYKNKGDAQCCGNYRGIKLLSHTMKLWERVIETRIRRETQVLVNQFGFMKGSSTTEAIHILRRLMEKYRAKKQDLHMVFIDLEKAYDTVPRQLIWDTLEGRGLSGKYIDIIKDTYDRTETSVRAPVGDTNFFPVEKTVPWCMLFADDIVLIAETKQCLNARVEEWRAALEGKGLRISRSKTEYLHCDFSGRADDDDTQITIEDQLVPHVTRFKYLGSFVQRDGDIDSDGSSQARYATWNRLLGYQEDTSAQDGGSRDEDVAVDVCTHEVRSDKK